Below is a genomic region from Kryptolebias marmoratus isolate JLee-2015 linkage group LG12, ASM164957v2, whole genome shotgun sequence.
AATTTATGATTTCCTATATAACCCTCCAGGTTTATCATTCAtcttatttttctcctcttttgtccACAGAATTCCAAGCCATGGTCTTGTCCTAAACAGCTGGCGATCTCTCCATCTTGATCCGACCCCTCCCCACCTCTCTCTGACCCCTTCAAGGGCTCTTAGTTTAGTTTGTCACCTTCCATCCAGTCAGCAAAGAAATCttcaaattgttctttttttttcgctAAACCCATTCCAGTCCTCTGAGATCTACATGGCTGATGTgtcttcagttgttttattttggaccACTCGTAAAGCTGTATAGTCCaaataaatgtaactaaatTAATGAGAAATTAAAAGCATAGAAACCCACTTTCTGCTGCTCTTGTTTTGGTGTTTATGCTCAAATGTACACCCCTGCATCTTAAAAGGGTGAAAAtgctgttattttaaatgtaaaatggtTTTACTTACTCTTATCAAGCACAGGCGCATGAGAAGTGACACCAGCACTGCAGCTGTCTGGCTCGGTGCATGtacagtgtgtgtctgtgtgtgtgtgtgtgtggagagagagagatttcATAGATCCGTGGATGTATAGCGGGAGGGGAAAAGCAGAGGAGCGTGACCTTGCTGACCACCTGAGTGTCTCTGTGGTTGGATCGAGTGACAGCTGTCCGTGCAGAATCCCACTCGACTGCAGACAAACCGCTGCAGAATGAATTTAAGTCAGAACATCTCGGGACATTATTCATTAATGTTATacaaatgtctgtttgtgtttacttgaCCAACACTCGTagttctgtttaatttattccttCATGCAGGGCTATGATCACATGAGGAACAGACACTGATACTCAGACCTTTTTAGTCCTCAAATCCCAACACTGAACAATTAATACATTAACACTAGCAATagtaaactttaacttttaatctTCCTTAGATGGAAgattatttgatttgtttttcgtGAGCCTAACTTCTTTTGGACTTTAGCAAAGACACAACAAAGGTTTCTTAGACGCTCTACAGAATAATCTGCATTCCTGACTTTAGAGGGGAAACGTTATGCAATCACATGtggtcaataataataatagtgcTATAGCTACAATCATAGGTTTCCCTTAAAAGCCAGACAAGGGGATCATGCAGAAAAAGGTCTACAGCTGTACTGTAAAGAACTTCAGCGCTGCATTCAAGGCCTGTAGGATTTTCTCTGCTTAATCTAAAATGATATGAGGAACTATAGACAACAAGTCAAAAACAGTAAAGAGGGAGTAAAAATTgttctgaaactgttttaatttattcagaaacCCTTTAATTACCAGCTGCCCACCAGTTATCCCTGTCTTAATGAAATCACTCCTTAATAATTTCTGAACTTGTTCAAGAAATTGACTTTTACTCATATTTCAACAACTAATCAATGAACTATACTTACCACATTACAGTAGTCACTggtttaaacacttttaaaccaCTTTATCAACACATTACGATcagttttgttgaataaaagtGTATTCAGCCAAACATGAtcatttaaggacacattaattATGCATTCTTcctaaaaataacactttttacTCCGTTCttttaaactatattttgtGTTGCCATAacgaaggaaaaaaatacatttgtaatGTGTATGCAAAACTTAAtaacaaaaagcagtttttctcaAACAGCTGTCACCTTATAATTATGGGCTGCTACATCttattttgagatattttgtaatAATAAGATGCTAAGTCATAATTTTAAGAAGCTAGGTCAAACTAATAAGATTACATGCCATGATTATGACTTAGCATATCATTTGTATGAGACACTATCTCAAAATTAGGACAGCAGGAAATGGTCTTCCACAGTAATGGATGATTTAAGTTTACTGTTATGAAACTGAGCTTTGTAACATAATggtgatatttttaaatgatacgTATTTACCCTTGCAATGCCCAGTAGCATTCTGAATTGGCTGATTGTGGTTTAGCGCGTAGAGACTAAAATCGAGTGATTTGGATGAGTGAAGCTGTCAGATCCGAGCCTGAGCTGAGCACGTGAACGCAGCAGCAGGCAGCGGCCGGGCTGTGACGTCACGCAGGGCGCATTCAGGGCTGCTGGAGCGGAGAGTATCGGTCCACATTCTGCGGGAGAGGCTTTACGCTCCGAGCGGTCGGACggagtcaggaaaaaaaaaattcaacaaaacaaaaatacgcTTTTATTATCGcgctgattaatttttgggaagtgggggggagaaaagaaaaagggagagAGGAGACGGAGCGGACCGGGGGCACATGGAAACACTATGCGGCTGGAAAGACGGCGGTGGACTTTACCTTTTTAGTTTCACTGGGGAGAAGAGGCGAAGCGAGGCGAGATAAACATGCCGCTGGCCTCGTCCctgctctttctgtttcttctctGCCGGAGCTCTCTCTGCCAATACTCAAGCGACCAGTGCAGCTGGAAGGGAAGGTAAGACTCAgtgtatttattctttattttttaaataaatagctgAATAAAGCGGCTGTGTTTCCAGACGGTGAGCTGCTGGCGGCAAACCTGAGATGACCGAAACTCAGGACACCGCAGTTAAAACTCACTCAGATAAAGTAAACTTAGGATGTTTAGGTCAAGAAACTCTGctaatattgtttaaaaagaggattcctgtctgtttctgtatttataaCAGTTTGGCAAAGTAATATCACAGTTAAATTAAGTTTTACATGAAATCACTCTTATTACACCTTAGCCAgtgatctatttttttaattctcagtcatgcttgtttttatattattaagCTTACTTCCATTTAGACaataatattttatgtttctcaCTCAGTATTAGTCCATATAATTTGGTTCAGACGtgtagatatttttatttgaccagGTTTCAACAGGAGCAGTTTCTAGATAGTTTCTCATCAAACATCTGTTGAAATCAGTTTTTGCACTTGGAGGTGTGCTTTCAAATaaagtgtttatgtttttttgtttttttcaatttcctcCACCAACCAGTAGGGGTGGGCCCTACTTTGAGTTGTAAACCAATAGTCTGTTCCTCATTAGTGAGATGCTTGACTTAAATCCTTTAATTGCAGGCAGAAGTGATGAAGTTAGATAGACTTAATTAAAGGCGTGCTGAGGTGAGGCTGGTTCTGGGGCTTTCGGCTGCATCTGCTCAGCATGTGCCACCATGGCTCACTTTTAGATGGACTGCGAATTAAGAATTTTCGCGTCTCATTCTTCGGTAAGCTGGGCGTTTCTCCTCCACAGTCAAACCACGAGCTTGGCATGCACATCCCTCGATCATGGCTTCCTGCCTCTGGCTCTGCCACAGAATGACTGAcaaagtggagttttttttttttttcttcttcttcttcttcttcttcttcaaaccCTGACCAGGCATTAAGTTGTGGAGGGAGTCATTTGGACATGCTGGCGCCAGAGTCCGAAGTGCTGCCCGGACAAGTCTCTTCCACTCTCTTTGGTGGCTTGAAAGCGAGGGGAGGTTCAGTGCGTGACCGGCATTTGCACTTGCATGCAGCAGGCCCAGCtactgttgctgctgttgtgtgCCCAGAAGCCCCTGTGTCCCCTCCATTCATCCCTTTCTGCCTCCTAACTCTTCCCAGAGGCAGGCTGCCAGCCGTGCGTTTTGCCAAAGCTCTAGGCGGAACAGTGTGTTGGAGCTGAGGTCATTCTGGCTGCTCCGGCTCGTGACTGGTCATGCAGCCAGTCTTGCGCTCGGCCTTAATGCTTCAGGAGGAATGTGGTCTAATGTCCTTACAGTCTGCCTGAGGTCTTCACCTTGATCTGTTAATTCAGACTACAGAATGACCAGGAAATCATTTTCAGATCAGCGAGTGAATGTCTTTATACTTTAACAAAAGTTAAAGTACACATTAACAGAAGTTTTTCCCTGAGTAAGTCTCTAGTTGGACTCTACCTCCCACTTTTCAGCTGACGTCTTgtccttgtttttgtccttcagtGGCCTGACCCATGAAGGGCACACCAGGGATGTGGAGCAGGTGTACCTACGTTGCTCGCAGGGCTCCTTGGAGTGGCTCTATCCCACCGGCGCCATCATCGTCAACCTCCGACCCAACACGGTGTCACCCGCCACCGCCCGCCTCTCCGTCTGCATCAAACCCTCCAGGGATTCCACCGGCACAAACATCTACCTGGACCGCAGCGGCAagctgcggctgctgctgcgCGAGCAGGACCAGGGTCAGGGGAAGGTGCACTGCTTCGGCATTCAAGAGGGGGCGCTCTTCATCGAGGCCGTCCCGCACATGGACATCAGCCGGCGGATTACGGCGTTCCAGTACGAGCTGGTCAGCGACAGGCTGAGAGCAGAGGCGCTCTCCCCTTCTGGTAAGATGTTCTGGTGCTAAAACCCGAGTAAACATGTAGATACTTGGCTTCTGTTTCCCCTGCTGAACTGTTCAGTTCCTTTTTCCTTGTGGTGTGCACTGACACTAAATACAGCCATCTACTGGTGGAAACCTTTATCAAGTTAGCCTCAAGTAGTTGGAAACTCAGAATTCACATCAACAATCTTCTAAAGCGAAagtcaatttgtttttattaaaataggaAAATCTAAAGGCAATAAGTCTatttcaaacttattttttgGGGGAGAAAGGGTCAGTATCAACTGTCAGCTCATTTCACAACATCACAGCTCTGCTGCAGTccttaattatttttctttgactgGTTTGTGTGTGAAGGGGAAAAGCCAAACACGGGGCTTCCAATGAAAACCCGCCATTTATTTTCACGCTGCGTACCTGCCAGACCTGCACAGCTTCAAGCTGCGCGGCCGTGCGAGcgactgtgttgttttttccagcgagagcagaacacaaacagcaTCGGGCCCACATGTGTTTTTACGGCTCTCTGGCTTCATGTATCCACATCCTGCGTCATGATCTGGCACagcggagagagagagagaggggagagagGGTTAAAACGTAGATGAGAGACTCTGCAGTTGTTTTGACCACATTAGTGCGCTGGGCTCGGCTCTGTAGTCTGATCCGGCGCTGTAATGTGGCATGAGATAGCTCTGGGATGATTCACAAAGACAGTGGTCTCGTGTCATGTGAGGCCTGGACGGGTGGATTGATGGctcctttgcttctttttatcctctctggtctatttctttctcctttccctctcccttcctctcctctctgacCCGCTGTGCTGGGATCGAGTTGCTCACCATCATGTTGGAATGAGTCTCCAACCAGATGTTGGGAGGAACTTTTAGGAGCATATAGGCTTGTTTTTCACTCCCCCAGCCTCCCTTTCAACTCACTTAAATTATTCTCCCCTTTCCTCGCCCCTCACCATTTCCTACCACTTGATTTCTTTCATGTCTATTtatcattttagtgtttttccttttcattcctCTCCCCTTCATATATCTTCCTTCTCTCCTCCTGGGTGTTTGAAGTGGTTTTTGTCCCCGCTGAATGAGATTAGCAATTTTTCCATTACAGTGGAATGCATCTGGGCCCAGATGTTGCAGCGACAGTGtacccctccttttttttccgcCCCTCCCATCCTTCTCTTCTCCGTTCCTGTGAAGTGGTTCCGATCAGAGTGGTGCTGCCCGTGCACGGGACCAGAACGAGATGCTGACTCGGCTCTCGGCCCATTCCTGCGGTTCCGTTTCACATGTGAGCCACGCTTGGCTCTGCCTCCGTAGCTTAACGGTTCAGGCGTGGGCTCGCAGCTCCACCTGATGCCACGGCGGTACGCAGGCTCGCTTCAAAGTGAGCACGCTCTCAGCTCCGGGCTCCGGGGTCAAGGCGAGGCCCGCTCTCTGACCAGCTGTTGGTGAGCCATCCAGGCTTGTGGCAGTTTGACCCCCTGATCTCTCTGGTGATGTTTCGACTCCAGCTGACCTTTCACCTTTGCACTCTAAACTTCAGAACTGAAATAAGGACACATCTTTCTTCTTTCGCAAGACGTTACAACCTCACTCAGTTCAGCGGCCAAATACTTCTATCATTTCATCTGAGTTATTTAAATTTGGATGATTTCCTGTTCACATAGTTCACCTTAAAGGTATTCATCGTAAGCTGTgaaatcagacataaaaaggTGATCCTGAAGTGCATTaaacggtgcagtttgaaagagttgatatgcaattctgaaatgtgggaaaatgtttaaaataaacaagattttttttattactttatgatTTCTTTTGACCAGTCTTTATGGCTTTGAGCAATAAGTACCTTTTAATTAACAATTTGAGTCCTAACTCCTATCTTCTGTCACTTGTTCCCAACCCTCCCACGGCCCACCTCTAACtagacctcctcctctccccacCTGCTCCTGAGTTCCTCTCTGCCACTAATGAAAACCAAACGCAGTCCTAGATTTAATAAAGATACTCGGATTGAGCCAGCTGCAGGTCCACCTGGGTCAACTAATTACTGCGCTCATTTAGAGCCATTTCTCCTGCTATAAAGCAGTCTGGAGGTGGGTTGCCACAAGTCAAAGGTGAACTGCTGCCTGGGGCATGAATTCTTGGTAGAGACCATTtaaattctctcttttttaaaaccagagtATTTCCCCTGTAGTAACGAGATCGCGACCCTTCCTGGACCTTCGTAATTGGAAATTAGAGACTTTTTCTTGagcatttttaatgattttaaaaacttcacTTGATGTCAAatgtctttctctttgttttgtttttttctggtccGTGTGTGCCAGGCAGGCAGGCACACTTATTCGTTGATAACTGTGAGggttcagtgtgtttttattattagcaCTATGCACAGTCCGATTGGGTTTCAAATTCACTACTAACTGCTGCTCtgtcattttcaaataaatagtCATCTGTCAGGATGGAAAATACTGTGACACTAATGCTTTGGTTGGCCAAGTCGCTGCTGAGAGTCTGAGGCTCCTAACTGGAAAGCTGCAGGCCTGTCAGCGCTCTTTTGTATCATGGTTGATGAATGAAAGTACCAAAAaaatcatgaataaaaaaaatatatatatatttctgtttgggGAGCTCTACTGGATTGACTTATCTACcctgtttctttatttccatAGCACCCTGTCAGCCCTGCAGTGATGCTGAGATGCTTCTAGCAGTCTGCACTAATGACTTTGGTAAGTTACAGTCGTGTAATAAATTATAAGTTTCCTGCTGTGGTaaggtggcaaaaaaaaagtccaacaaaaacacagctctgGTTTCCGTGAAACGTGGCTCGGACTAGGCtctaaatctttttatttttccagcggCACGAGGCAGCATAaggaaggtggaggaggaagaggagcactCATCTGTCACCGTGGAGATCAGCCGCCTTTACAGACAGAAGACCCAGGTCTTTGCGTCGGGGGGTGTGAGGGTGCGGAGCTGGACTGGCAACATCAAGATGCCCTTGCAGTGTAGGGTGAAGTCCGGAGAGGGGGAGTTCCTCTTCACCGGGACTGTGAGGTTCGGGGAGGCCTGGATGGGCTGCGCCCCTCGCTACAAAGACTTCCTGCGGCTGTACCGCGAGGCGCAGCAGCAGGGGACCAACCCCTGCCATGTGGACACAGACTGACTGCAAACACAGCGAGTCCTGATCGAAATGGGACGAGAGCTAAGCTGAAAGTTTGAGCCGAGCAGAGGGAAGCAGACGGACTGACGGAGAGCCtcgctcctctcctctcctctcctgaaTCATGTGTGCAGCTCCTGAATGTTGCCAAGCAGCATACTAGCAGTTTCAAAGCTGGAATGTGTTCCGATTGTCTTTTCAAACACAAGGAACTGCAGAgtttaaatgtagcaaaacccggtttgttttttttatgtgtataaaATGTGAATGAATATTGTACATTTGGAAGCTCCGCGCGCTTTGTAAAAAGGCTCGATGTACAgatctgtatttgtttctgaagacaaatgttttaaagtgaaagccttttattttgtttaaaaaattatttgcaATTCATTtcctgaattgtttttttttcaggttcaacagttgtaaaaaataaaatggaaaaaaactttttttgttcttgagaataaaagcttttattcacTTGCATATATTTCTTAATATTCCTGTTCAGCAAATGAATGAAAGCCTTTTTGAATTTCAGTTCTGAGTTTTACACCAGACAGAAATCAGTTTTCACCAAGCCCAGCAATGAACTTCT
It encodes:
- the metrnla gene encoding meteorin-like protein, which codes for MPLASSLLFLFLLCRSSLCQYSSDQCSWKGSGLTHEGHTRDVEQVYLRCSQGSLEWLYPTGAIIVNLRPNTVSPATARLSVCIKPSRDSTGTNIYLDRSGKLRLLLREQDQGQGKVHCFGIQEGALFIEAVPHMDISRRITAFQYELVSDRLRAEALSPSAPCQPCSDAEMLLAVCTNDFAARGSIRKVEEEEEHSSVTVEISRLYRQKTQVFASGGVRVRSWTGNIKMPLQCRVKSGEGEFLFTGTVRFGEAWMGCAPRYKDFLRLYREAQQQGTNPCHVDTD